The genome window tatttttcaatttttccagGGCCTGTTTTACATCCTTGTTCCTTAGGCTGTAAATCAGAGGGTTTAACATGGGAATCACGAGGGTGTAAAACAATGAGGTCATTTTGTCTTCATCTAGAGAGTAGGATGAACTCGGCCTGAAATACATgaagagcagagttccctggaaAATGGCCACAGCAGTTAGGTGGGAGGTGCAGGTGGAGAAAGCTTTGAACCTCCCTTCAGCAGAGTGGATCTTCAAGACTGATAGGATGATATAACAATAAGAGACAAGGACTCCTGAAATGGAGCTTAATTCAATAAAGCCAAAAATCATGAATATCACTAACTCATTGAGCTGTGTGTCTGAGCAAGATATCAACAGGAGAGGAGGAACATCACAAAAAAAGTGGTTAATCTCATTTGACCCACAGAAGCATAAACGGAATGCTAATGTCGTGTTTATCAAACCATCTATCATTCCCACCAGGTAAACCCCAGCCACGAGCAGGGAGCACACCCCGCTGGAcatgctgactgcatagagcaaGGGGCTGCTGATGGCCTTGTACCGGTCATAAGCCATCACTGCCAGCAGGAGACACTCAGAATCTACAAAGGTACAGAGAACCAAGAATTGCAGAGCGCAGCCATAGGAGGGGATTGATTTGTTCTTGGAAAATAGGTCCACCAGCATCTTAGGGCCGATGGCTGTGGAATAGCAGAGGTCACAGAAGGAGAGGTGgctgaggaaaaagtacatgggtGTGTGCAGCTGGGGATCCATCCTAATCAGGGTGATCATTCCGAGATTTGCCAGAAGATTAATGAGATAAACAGGTAGAAACATTGTAAATAGGATCACTTTGTTCTCAGTGTTATCAGTAATtcccaagaaaatgaattcagtcAAGGAGGAGCAATTCTCTCTTTCCATTCTTCTTAGATCTTGTGCAAATTTTTGAGAAAGTTATCAAGAAAATCACATATGCATGTTTAatgcttctgcacatcaaaaaaaaaatcataaggaagagcatttttttcccttaattgcCTTTTTATACTTAGAAAATAATCCAGTCTTGTACCTACTCTTCAAAGACGCATAACTCTCTATTCCGCAATAATAAAAGGCATATGAGGAAGACCTTTGAGAACGTTTCAAGTGAATCTAGATGCCATTCATGAGGTTGCTACTTTCTACAAATTcttctctgagccttatttttcttatatcaGAGAGAAGAGCTGGATGATTTTACCTTTCTTCAATTCTTTAAAACCACATGGAAGACACGCCAGTGTTATCAAGACCAGATTCAAGACTTCGGACTGAGCTTTCTCTgggtttaaaaatattcacttgagtccaaaaaaaaaaaaaaaatgatcactaTTTTTTGTCTCTCAAAAAGACATGACTGGTTTAAGAATGTTCTTCTTAGTTCCATAAACAGTGAGTACATCACTgactagtaataataaaaatcattatgTTACTGGTCTTAGCTTATCTTCTGCTTAGCATCTGGTGAGACACGAAATAAGTTATTACTGACCTGTTCCTAGAAATTTGCTATTGCTTTCCCATAACGCTCGTTACCTCTTTGTGGAGAGGTGACCGTCTAGGTGACTCTCTTGACCAGTGGAAGAAAAGAGctaaaaggaagtgaaaacaacagaatgtgccACATATATTTGCATCACTTTagattttaaatgactttcaGTTTAATTGAATGTAAATTAGATGAGGGACAATAAACCCTTCTAAAATGCAAAGACCTTGCTCTCTctgctgtgtttgtgtgtatgcctgtgtatATATCTTAATGTAAGTGAAAGCAATGGACTTTTTCTTTAGACCTAAGTTAATAAAGTACGTGGTCAACATGGAGGAGAATttgtacatgtttttgtttttaattgtggtatGCATACTGTGAAACAAAGCACACCttaattgttttgtttctataaaacaaaatacactttaaattCATGTACAGTTGCTCATTGAAAAAAGGAGCAAAGACTTTTATGTGATccagcaggaaaataaaattacattatgaATGTTAACAAGTTCAGACAGATTCTTCCAATTTTGTGAAGAACATGGTATTTCTGCCATTAAATGCAGATTTTAGTGAGTATGTAGGCATAAAGTCCTTCACTTACAAACTCTTATTTTCCTcccaatttaaatattttctcttatttttcttcagttaGGATCTGGAAACGTGCCTGGAAGGAGCAGGTCTTGGGTAGCTGAACAGTAATGAGCATTTGGTCTTTTATTTCACCAGGTATGTTGGGATTTAAATCCCTGTGCTATGGCCCTCAGGCTTTAGTGTTATTCA of Bos mutus isolate GX-2022 unplaced genomic scaffold, NWIPB_WYAK_1.1 CTG219, whole genome shotgun sequence contains these proteins:
- the LOC102269277 gene encoding olfactory receptor 5W2-like; this translates as MERENCSSLTEFIFLGITDNTENKVILFTMFLPVYLINLLANLGMITLIRMDPQLHTPMYFFLSHLSFCDLCYSTAIGPKMLVDLFSKNKSIPSYGCALQFLVLCTFVDSECLLLAVMAYDRYKAISSPLLYAVSMSSGVCSLLVAGVYLVGMIDGLINTTLAFRLCFCGSNEINHFFCDVPPLLLISCSDTQLNELVIFMIFGFIELSSISGVLVSYCYIILSVLKIHSAEGRFKAFSTCTSHLTAVAIFQGTLLFMYFRPSSSYSLDEDKMTSLFYTLVIPMLNPLIYSLRNKDVKQALEKLKNKWF